Proteins from one Mycteria americana isolate JAX WOST 10 ecotype Jacksonville Zoo and Gardens chromosome 1, USCA_MyAme_1.0, whole genome shotgun sequence genomic window:
- the TXNDC9 gene encoding thioredoxin domain-containing protein 9: protein MAADTSVEILQKVLENEILQTTKVVEEHLDAEMQKLDQMDEDELECLKQRRLEALKRAQQQKQEWLSKGHGEYREIPSERDFFQEVKESKNVVCHFYRDTTFRCQIMDKHLTVLAKKHVETKFLKLNAEKSPFLCERLRIKVIPTLALVKDGKTQDYIVGFTDLGNTDDFTTETLEWRLGCADIINYSGNLMDPPFQSQKKFGTSFTKLDKKTIRGKKYDSDSDDD, encoded by the exons ATGGCTGCTGATACCTCTGTTGAAATACTTCAAAAAGTTCTGGAGAATGAAATACTTCAGACTACCAAGGTTGTGGAAGAACATCTGGATGCTGAAATGCAGAAGCTAGACCAGATGGATGAAGATGAATTGGAATGCCTTAAACAAAGGAGGCTTGAGGCACTAAAAAGGgcccagcagcagaaacaa GAGTGGCTTTCAAAAGGACATGGAGAATACAGAGAAATCCCAAGTGAGAGAGACTTTTTCCAAGAagtcaaagaaagtaaaaatgtggTTTGCCATTTCTATAGAGATACAACTTTCAG gtgcCAAATAATGGACAAACATTTGACTGTATTGGCAAAAAAGCATGTTGAGACAAAATTCTTgaaattaaatgctgaaaaatcTCCTTTCTTGTGCGAGAGACTGCGCATCAAAGTAATTCCCACTCTAGCACTAGtaaaagatggaaaaacacaAGACTATATTGTGGGCTTTACTGATCTTGGTAACACTGACGACTTCACTACAGAGACCTTAGAATGGAGATTAGGCTGTGCAGACATAATTAATTACAG TGGAAACTTGATGGACCCACCTTTTCAAAGTCAAAAGAAATTTGGAACAAGCTTTACGAAGTTGGATAAGAAGACcatcagaggaaagaaatatgaTTCAGATTCTGATGATGACTAG